The genomic interval AGTTCAGCCAGCGAAGAGCGGTGAGCCCATCCAAGGTGAAAGTGCGCCCCAGTGGGTTATGGGACAGATCGATGTACTCCAGGGTTGTGGAGCTTGCCAGGGTGGCAGCCTGGCTGGTAGTCAGCACGATCTGGTTGTTGGTCAGGGTCAACTGACGCAAGTGCCGCATTTCCAGCAAAGGCTGCGGCAAGCGAGTCAGCAAATTCCCCCCCAGGTCAAGTAACCGTGCACGCGGGAAGGCGAGCAGAAAGCTCGCTGGTACATCCTGCAATTCCATACGCAGCAGTGATACATCGGAAACATGAGCAAAGCTGACCTGTGCTGGCATTTCCGGCAGCTCCCCAGGCCGCATGTTGTACAAGACCATGCGGTAGTTGTGGTCGGTGTCGAGGTGGGTTTGCCCTGCGTCGGTGGTGCGCCGCCAGCAATCTAGCAGCGTGTTACGCATGCAGATACGGTCTTCCCTCACAGCACCTTCAGCGTCCCCAACCCACCCTTCCAAGCTGTTGCGCAGCACCCTGTACTCTGCCCGCAGCGTGGCCAATACAGCTTCCACCTGACGCCCCGAACGCCGTACATTGTCGGTCCATGTAGCCACCTGTTCGTCACTGAACGAAGGAAACAGGTCACGCACCGACGCTGCCAGCGCCCGCTCTGGCCGGCCTGGGCCACCCGAGTTACGGCCACCCAAGGGGTAACCCAGACGGCCGTCGGCCAAACGCTGGGGTGGGCGGAACATTCCCCTAGGCTGCACACCCAGCAACCCTTCAAGCTCGCTACGACGCCGTACCGCCTCACGCGCCAGCACAACCCTAAGGTTATGGGCGAAGGGCTCCGCTACCTGCATCGCCCCCCGCTGGGACGGTGAATAAGCTGCGGCCATCACCTCGAACAACTCGCCCGCCTCGCCTTGCGGCACCGCGTGAGCATCCAGCAATTGGAACATGCCCGCGTGGTGCAGCAAATCGAATGCCTGCGCGCCGTCCTCGGTCGACGCCAGCAGCGGCCCACCGCGATGGCCTTCGAACAAGCGCCAACGCACGCCTTGGCCAGTGCCAGGCAAGTGCTTGAGCAGCCCCAGTGCGACACGCGCCAAGTCGGCATTCTGTGGGGTATCCAGGCTCAACGCTTCAAGTACCCTGACCTTGCGAATGGTCGCCACAGCGCGCCTGGCCGCTTCGGCCAGGTTCAATGGCACGCGGCCAGTTTGCAGCAACCGCCGTCGGTCATCCCCATTGGCCGCCGTCAGCAGCGCCTGCGCGGCCCGCGGGTGCAACCCCGGAAACACATTACGCAGCAAAGCACTGCCCGGGCTGTCGCTGACCTGCACAGCGTCATACACATGCCCCAATAAAAGGCGCCGCTGGGCCCAGACGAGCTCGGCCAGCAGCGGGTCCGACGCACCGGCTGCCCCCGGCAAGCGCTGGGCATGCTGCAGCACGGTGGCGTCCTCGACCGGCTCGCCCGCACGCAAGCAACTTATCATCTGGCGAATCCGTTGATCGATCCTGCAACGCTCGGCGCTGTCGAGCATGCCGGCCTCGGGCGCACGCCCATACACATGCAGGGCCCGCAGGTGATCCGCACCGAGGTCATGAAACCCCAGCACTTGGTCGATCTGCTCGTCAGTCATGCTGTTTAACGGTGTACCAAGGCGGCGGAACATGCGGTGGATGTCATCCCATTGCGCAGGTTGCTCGCTCCAGACTCGCCAGGCGCCGGCACCGTTGTGACGCAGCGCAGGCCCATTGCCGCTGCGCGGGCGAAGCTGCCATTGGCCATCGCTGCCGGGGCCGATCACAGGGTAGTGGTGGCCGTCCATTTCGACCCAGGCCTGCCCGGCGTGGCGTCGAATCCCCAAGGCATCCTGCGTAGCCGCAGGCCCCGGCGCGACGCTGCGGTAAGGTGCCAGGTCCTGCTGCCAAAGCTTGCTGCCACCGTCCTCCAGCTCTGCAGGCACCATCGCATCGACCACGGCAGAACGCGCCCACAACCGCCGCGCCACCGTAACGCCCGCCACCGTCGCTGCAATAACCGCAAGGTCAGTGGCGACGTGGGTCAAATGGTCGAGTGCCGCCTGGGCATCACCCGCCTGCAAGGCCTCGATGCCATGGTAAACCTCGCCCAGCAGCTCCCAGACAGTCACCGCAAGCATGACCAGGCCCAGGCCCGGGACAAAAAACGACGCCAGGTTCAACAGCAGCCAGCCTTCGGCAGCCAGTCGCTCGTCATGGGCACGCTGGACATCGCGGTCGAGCCGCGCCACCGGCACCGCGATCATTGCCGCATCCTCTTTGATCTGGCGGATACGCGACTGTGCGAGGCTGTTGAACAGCGGTGATGGGTAGGCCTGCAAACGGGGGGCGAGGTCATAACTTGCCCAGGCCGGCAGGTCGTCAAAAATGGGCGTTACCGTGGCGAAGAATGCCTGGCTATCGCGCCTGAGCACGAAGCGGCTGAAGAATCGCTGATACGTCTTGACGCGCAAGCGATGGCCCAGTTCACGGTTCAGGTCACTGAGGCTGTCGAATGCACTCCAAGGCGCCACCGGGTCACCCGGCACATACATCAGCAAACGCCGCGTGGTGTTGAACAAGGGGCCTTGATCGATCACCTCCAACACCACCACCTGCTCAAGGGCATACCCGAGCAGCTTCAGCTGCTTGGCCACCACCAGGTCACCTGCCAGGCGCAGCAGCTTGCCCTCGAGGCACATGCCCACCAGCAATTTCAACTCGCTGGCATCCAGCAGGTTGTCTTGCCGGGCCTTGTAGCCGTCCACCAGCATGGCGTAGCGCATGGCATCGACCAGCAACGTCTCGACGCGTTTTTCGTCATTGGCCGGTTTCAGAATGCTGTCCAGATGCTGCTGATAGCCCTGCCCCAGGTCGAGCTCGCGGCACAGCGCAGCAAAGGCTACGGCGGTGGGCGGTTTGCGCGCGCCCGAGCGCGGTACCAGCAACCGGTTGCCCGCCGGCTGGCCACCTGCACTGGCCTGTGCGGCGGTAAAGTTGCGCAGTGCCACCTCAAGCAGTGGTTTTTCGTCGTACACCACTTCTGTGAGGTGAGCCCCCACCGGCTGGGCGTTGATCACCGGTTCACGGCGCCCTTCGAGAAACTTCAACCGGTGCAGGTTGTAGGTAACCCCGTAACGCTCGCTGAGCGCCTTCTCCAGCCGGGAGGCGAAGAAGCCATCGATGTTTTCGATGCGCATCAGCAACGCGCCCAGGTGCTGACGGCTTTCAAGGCTCTTGGCCAAGGCGTGGCTGATCGCAGGCAGTTGGTCAATGGGCGCCTGTCGCAACCAACGGGGCAGGCGCTTGCCGATGAAATCATCCTGAAACGCGTCGCTGTCGTGCTGCAGCGTGTCGGGGCGGACGACGGCATTGCCCGCAGCCTGATCCTCTGGCGAGTGTGTAGTGCCCATGCGTAAAGCCTCTTGTGGGTAAAGAGGCCAAGCCTAGGCAGCCGCGGTTTGTCGAGGCGCTAGATAGGTAATGCCTGTGCTTAGAACAGCTGTAGCTGGCGGCCGGTCAACGCCGCGAAATCATCCCCGACGAAGGGCAGGATGGCGTCGGCCACCGGTTGCAGTTGGCGGCTCAGGTAATGCTCGTAATCGATGGGTGCCTGCAGGCTCTCCAAGGGTTCAGGGCCGGCGGTGGTCATCAGGTAGCTGATCCAGCCGCCGTTCTGGTACTGCCGGGGGCGGCCGAGGCGGCTGTTGTACTCATCGGCCAGGCGCGCGGCGCGCACATGCGGCGGCACGTTACGCTGGTAATCGGCCAGCGGACGACGCAAGCGCTTGCGGTACACCATCAGCTCATCGAATTCGCCGGCCAAGGTCTGCTGCACGTACTGGCGCACATAGTCGCGGTACGGTTGACCACGGAAGATCCGCCCGTAAAGCGCCTGCTGAAATTCCCGGGCCAGCGGCGACCAGTCGGTGCGTACCGACTCCAGGCCTTTGTAGACCATCTCCTCGCTGCCATCGGCGCGCTGCACCAGCCCCGCGTAGCGCTTCTTGCTGCCTTCTTCGGTACCGCGGATGGTCGGCATCAGAAAGCGTCGGTAATGGGTTTCGAACTGCAACTCCAGGGCACTCTCCAGGCCCATCGAATCACTCAAGTGCCGGCGCCACCAGTGGTTGACCTCGGCCACCAGCTCGCGGCCGATGCGCGCTGCAGCATCCTCGTCATGGGCGCCTTTGAGCCAGACGAAGGTGGAATCAGTATCGCCATAGATCACATCGAAACCGCGGGCTTCGATCAGTTCGCGGGTCTGGCGCATGATCTGGTGCCCGCGCATTGTGATCGACGATGCCAGGCGCGGGTCGAAGAAGCGGCAGCCACTGGAGCCCAGTACGCCGTAGAAGGCATTCATGATGATTTTGAGGGCTTGCGACAGCGGCGCGTTGCCCGCGCGCTTGGCCGCCTCCCTGCCCTGCCATACCCGCTCGACAATGGCCGGCAGGCAGTGCTGGCTGCGCGAAAAGCGCCCCCCGCGAAAACCTTCGACCGCATGTTGCGGGTCGGGCTGACGCAAGCCTTCGACGAGGCCCACCGGGTCGATCAGGAAGGTACGGATGATCGAGGGGTACAGGCTCTTGTAGTCCAGCACCAGCACCGAATCGTAGAGGCCAGGGCGCGAATCCATGACAAAACCGCCGGGGCTGGCTTCGTCTGGGCGGCTGCCGAGGTTGGGCGCGACAAAGCCCAAACGGTGCATCTGCGGTATGTACAAATGGCAGAACGCGGCCACCGAACCGCCGCTTCGGTCCACGGCCAAGCCGGTGACCGAGGCGCGTTCGAGCAGGAACTCGAGCAGCCGGGTGTGGGCGAAGATGCGCGTGACCAGTTCGCAGTCCTTGAGGTTGTAGCGCGCCAACGACGGTTTGTCCTCGGCGAACATGCGGTTGATTTCATCCATGCGCTGGTAGGGCGTGCTGATCGCCTTGCCCTCACCCAGCAGCGTTTGGGCAACGCTCTCCAGGCTGAACGACGGGAAGCTCCAGGTTGCCGAACGCAAGGCTTCGATGCCGTCGATCAGCAAGCGCCCAGGGGCATCGGCGAACACGTGGCCGCCGCTGGCGTGAGTGCGCAAGGTCATGAGCGCGCCGTTGCGGCCTAGGGCCAAAGGCACCTGCAGGTGCTTGGCGTGTTCGTGCAACAGGCGCAGGTCGAACTGCACCAGGTTCCAGCCGATGATCGCATCTGGGTCGTGGCGGGCCATCCATTGGTTGAGGCAATCGAGCAGCGCGGCAGGGTCGTCGCAGTACTGCAGGTCGAAGTCCACCACGCTGCTGTCGCCATTGGCCGGGCCGACCATGTACACCTGGCGCTGGCCGCAGCCTTCGAGGGCGATGCTGTAAAGCTCGCCGCGCTCGCTGGTTTCGATATCCAGCGACACCAGGCGCAGCGGCGGTCGGTAGTCTGGCAGTGGCTTGAGCTGTGCGTCGCAGAGCACGCCGTGGGCGTCTGGCTGGCCAGTGAACTGCACCGGGGCCGTGATGAAGCGCTCCATCAGGTAGCGCTCGGGCGGGCGGATATCGGCTTCGTACACCTCGACGCCGGCGTTGCGCAGACGTTGCTCCAGTTGCATCAACTGGCGATGCTGGCGGCAGTACAAGCCCAGCACCGGGCGCTGATCGAAGTCGCGCAGTTGCAAGGGCTTAAGCTCGACACCCGGCTCGTTGGCCAGCAGCACGCGCGCATGTTCAGCCTGCGCCTGCGCGATGAACGCCACCGAGACTTGCGGCGCCAGGCGCAGCTGGCGCGGGCCCTGGTCCGTCGCCAGCCAGAACTCCACGCACGTGCCTTCGGGTGTGTCATGCCAATGCCGGGTCAGGACAAAGCCCTGCTGCAATTCCACCGCGTGGACCTCTGATCGTCTGTTGTGCTGTAAGTGACGATTCTACCCTGTGCAGGGCAATTCAGGGCTGCCATATCCGGCTTTGCCCTCAGATCCGACTTGGCCTCTGTAGGAGCAGCCTTGTGCTGCGAAGAGGCCGGTAAACCTGGCAGAGTTGCATGGTCAGTACTGGCCTCTTCGCAGCACAAGGCTGCTCCTACAACGACCGCGCAGGCCTGGGAAACTATCGAGAACCGGCCTTGAACCCGCCACGGCGCCCTGCCCAGGCCAGCAGCCACGCCAGGCCTATCAATACCAGCGCCACGGGGCCAAACCAGGCGACACCTGCCCCGGTCAGCAGCAACCCGCCGATAATCCCGCCCAAGGCGATGGCGCTGTTCCACGCCGTCACCAGCATCGACTGCGCCACGTCACCGCCCTCGCCCGCTGCATCTGCGCAGGCCGTCTGCAACAGTGTTGGCGCGCCGCCGTAGGTCACACCCCACAGCGCGATGCTCAGGTACAGGGCCCACGAGGACGCCTGCCCCAGCATTAGCGTGGCCACGGCAAAACCGGCCAGGCTGAGCAGCACCAGCGTGCGCAGGTGCCGATCGACCAATAGCCCGACCAGGCCGATGCCCGCCAGCGCCGACAAGCCGAACACCATCAACACCTGGCCGATTTCGGCGGCCATCCCCGCCGCCGCCAGCAGCGCCACGATGTAGGTATAGAGAATGTTGTGGCCGAGGATCCAGGTCATGATCACCAACAGCACCAACGCCACGCCAGGTGTGCGCAACACCTGCAGCGCCGCCGGTCGCTTGCCGGCTGCCTGCCCCGGGTAGTCCGGCACAGCGCGCAACACCCAGACGACCAGCAGCAGCGCCACCACAGTGACCACGACAAAGGTGGCCCGCCACCCCAGCAGTGCTCCCAACCAGGTGCCGATGGGCAAGCCGAGGGACAAGGCTATCGGCTGGCCGAGCATGGCCACCGCCATCGCCCGCCCCTGCAAGGCCACCGGCACCATGCGCCGGGCATGGCCGGCAATCAATCCCCAAGCCAGGCCGGCTGCGGCACCGGTGAAAAAGCGCAGCACCAGGGTAAGGGCATTGGACGACGACAAGGCCGTCAACCCGTTGAACAGCACGAAGCCACCAATCGCCAGCAGCAGTGCACGGCGGCGATACCAGCCTTGGGTCAGGGTCACCAGCGGGATGGCCGTCAGCAGCGAGCCCAATGCATACGCCGTGACCCACTGCCCGGCCATGGCCTGACTGATCGCCATGCCGCCGGCGATCTGGTCCAGCAGGCCGGCAGGCAGGGTTTCGCTGAGGATGGCAATGAAGCCGGTCATAGCCAGGGCCAGCAGGCCGCTCAAAGGTAAGCGCTCGGCGCTGTCACCCAGTAGCGGTGCGGAAGAAGTCTGGGACATTGCAGGATGCCTTGAAGTGGTGATCGAGGCCGGCAGTGTGCAAGCCGGGGGTATTGCGGAAAAAGATGGGTACAATGCCGTTCACCCCGGACATTAATGTCCGCAATCAGGAGTGCGCAATGGACAGCCTCAGCGGCTTCGTGGTCTTCAACCGGGTAGCCGAAACCCGCAGTTTCGTAGCTGCAGGCCAGTCGTTGGGCATCAGTGCTTCGGCTGTGGGCAAGCGCGTGGCACGGCTGGAAAGCCGCCTGGGTGTGCGCCTGTTCCACCGCAGCACACGCAGCATCACGCTGACCGCCGAAGGCACGCTGTTTCTTGAACGCAGCCGCCGTATCCTGGCTGAGATCGAGGCCA from Pseudomonas kermanshahensis carries:
- a CDS encoding NEL-type E3 ubiquitin ligase domain-containing protein gives rise to the protein MGTTHSPEDQAAGNAVVRPDTLQHDSDAFQDDFIGKRLPRWLRQAPIDQLPAISHALAKSLESRQHLGALLMRIENIDGFFASRLEKALSERYGVTYNLHRLKFLEGRREPVINAQPVGAHLTEVVYDEKPLLEVALRNFTAAQASAGGQPAGNRLLVPRSGARKPPTAVAFAALCRELDLGQGYQQHLDSILKPANDEKRVETLLVDAMRYAMLVDGYKARQDNLLDASELKLLVGMCLEGKLLRLAGDLVVAKQLKLLGYALEQVVVLEVIDQGPLFNTTRRLLMYVPGDPVAPWSAFDSLSDLNRELGHRLRVKTYQRFFSRFVLRRDSQAFFATVTPIFDDLPAWASYDLAPRLQAYPSPLFNSLAQSRIRQIKEDAAMIAVPVARLDRDVQRAHDERLAAEGWLLLNLASFFVPGLGLVMLAVTVWELLGEVYHGIEALQAGDAQAALDHLTHVATDLAVIAATVAGVTVARRLWARSAVVDAMVPAELEDGGSKLWQQDLAPYRSVAPGPAATQDALGIRRHAGQAWVEMDGHHYPVIGPGSDGQWQLRPRSGNGPALRHNGAGAWRVWSEQPAQWDDIHRMFRRLGTPLNSMTDEQIDQVLGFHDLGADHLRALHVYGRAPEAGMLDSAERCRIDQRIRQMISCLRAGEPVEDATVLQHAQRLPGAAGASDPLLAELVWAQRRLLLGHVYDAVQVSDSPGSALLRNVFPGLHPRAAQALLTAANGDDRRRLLQTGRVPLNLAEAARRAVATIRKVRVLEALSLDTPQNADLARVALGLLKHLPGTGQGVRWRLFEGHRGGPLLASTEDGAQAFDLLHHAGMFQLLDAHAVPQGEAGELFEVMAAAYSPSQRGAMQVAEPFAHNLRVVLAREAVRRRSELEGLLGVQPRGMFRPPQRLADGRLGYPLGGRNSGGPGRPERALAASVRDLFPSFSDEQVATWTDNVRRSGRQVEAVLATLRAEYRVLRNSLEGWVGDAEGAVREDRICMRNTLLDCWRRTTDAGQTHLDTDHNYRMVLYNMRPGELPEMPAQVSFAHVSDVSLLRMELQDVPASFLLAFPRARLLDLGGNLLTRLPQPLLEMRHLRQLTLTNNQIVLTTSQAATLASSTTLEYIDLSHNPLGRTFTLDGLTALRWLNLRNTGLTHFPHGVQSRLSLVYMDMRENRLTRIPEWFYQLAPGFRRRIRLAGNPLENAELIRLQAALMGPVMPTDEVLLYEQLERARVVWGDAVGPRYRGLLMAAWESVDIGEPADRFFRVLQQLLQSADFHINAEALALRVLAVLQAMAREPALREALMDIANDEWGCQDGATWCLSNLELNVLVWRARTDDPGNTEQALLALGRRLWRLDEVDRLAVLDILARGGNPDESEVGLAYRLGLRDRLNLPIAVGDMSFRPLAGVTEAHLARAQAQVLEAETQEEIARSLVDRTFWQGHLERAHPERFAQVDRPFRRRLDRVLDDEALTDEARQAESDAILAAQRAARRGLMLDMTLAALEAGPPGAAIDV
- a CDS encoding MFS transporter translates to MSQTSSAPLLGDSAERLPLSGLLALAMTGFIAILSETLPAGLLDQIAGGMAISQAMAGQWVTAYALGSLLTAIPLVTLTQGWYRRRALLLAIGGFVLFNGLTALSSSNALTLVLRFFTGAAAGLAWGLIAGHARRMVPVALQGRAMAVAMLGQPIALSLGLPIGTWLGALLGWRATFVVVTVVALLLVVWVLRAVPDYPGQAAGKRPAALQVLRTPGVALVLLVIMTWILGHNILYTYIVALLAAAGMAAEIGQVLMVFGLSALAGIGLVGLLVDRHLRTLVLLSLAGFAVATLMLGQASSWALYLSIALWGVTYGGAPTLLQTACADAAGEGGDVAQSMLVTAWNSAIALGGIIGGLLLTGAGVAWFGPVALVLIGLAWLLAWAGRRGGFKAGSR
- a CDS encoding DNA polymerase II, coding for MELQQGFVLTRHWHDTPEGTCVEFWLATDQGPRQLRLAPQVSVAFIAQAQAEHARVLLANEPGVELKPLQLRDFDQRPVLGLYCRQHRQLMQLEQRLRNAGVEVYEADIRPPERYLMERFITAPVQFTGQPDAHGVLCDAQLKPLPDYRPPLRLVSLDIETSERGELYSIALEGCGQRQVYMVGPANGDSSVVDFDLQYCDDPAALLDCLNQWMARHDPDAIIGWNLVQFDLRLLHEHAKHLQVPLALGRNGALMTLRTHASGGHVFADAPGRLLIDGIEALRSATWSFPSFSLESVAQTLLGEGKAISTPYQRMDEINRMFAEDKPSLARYNLKDCELVTRIFAHTRLLEFLLERASVTGLAVDRSGGSVAAFCHLYIPQMHRLGFVAPNLGSRPDEASPGGFVMDSRPGLYDSVLVLDYKSLYPSIIRTFLIDPVGLVEGLRQPDPQHAVEGFRGGRFSRSQHCLPAIVERVWQGREAAKRAGNAPLSQALKIIMNAFYGVLGSSGCRFFDPRLASSITMRGHQIMRQTRELIEARGFDVIYGDTDSTFVWLKGAHDEDAAARIGRELVAEVNHWWRRHLSDSMGLESALELQFETHYRRFLMPTIRGTEEGSKKRYAGLVQRADGSEEMVYKGLESVRTDWSPLAREFQQALYGRIFRGQPYRDYVRQYVQQTLAGEFDELMVYRKRLRRPLADYQRNVPPHVRAARLADEYNSRLGRPRQYQNGGWISYLMTTAGPEPLESLQAPIDYEHYLSRQLQPVADAILPFVGDDFAALTGRQLQLF